The genomic DNA ATTATTCAATTATCATCCTCATTATCCATCTGCTCTATATACTTCTCATAAATATCAGTTAGAATTTGATTGCGAAGATCATCTTCAACAATAAACTCTTCATCTTTAGAACCATCCCAGTTAAGTAACAAGTTCTCTAATTCTTCACAATAACTACTATAATCTAATAAAAATTGAGTTGAATATTTTAGTAAAACTAAATCTCTAATCTCTTTCTGAAAATTAATAAAAGCTTTTCGTAATTGATCTAACTCATATTCAGCCATTTTTGTAGCAACTTCCATTTCGCCTTCTTCTAATGAATTAGCAGATTGGGGTTTATCATTATTAGAATGAGAAATATTCTTATCTTTATCCTGCAAGGCATTTTCACCAAATAGTTGTGCCATAATCTGTTGAAATCTTTCTTCTTCTTCTGAATTCATTCTTTATCCCCCTTTATAAAAGGAAGTTTATTTAGTAATAACTATAATATCTTTAAGCCCCCTTTATAATTTTCGTGATAAATTATAAAATCCCTCTTAAAAGTGCAATAAGATTTAGTTATACATACATTCTTAAGTAATGAAAATTGCATATTAAAAAGAGAGTAGGGGAATTCCCCTACTCTCTTTTATGATTTTTATATTTTTGATTTAGCCTAGTATTGAATCCAAAGTCTCTTTTACCTTATCTGGTTGAATTGGTTTAACTATAAAGTCCTTCGCTCCAGCTTCTAAAGCATCAATTACCATTGGCTTTTGTCCCATTGCACTACACATAATAATCTTAGCATTAGGATCAAAATCTAAGATTCCCTTAGTAGCTTCAATACCATCCATATCTGGCATAGTAATATCCATGGTAACCACATCAGGACTAAGTTCTTTATATAATTCAATAGCTTCTTGTCCATTTTCTGCTTCTCCCAATACATCATAACCATTATCTTCAACTAGTTGTTTTAACATAGTACGCATAAATTGCGCATCATCAACAATTAAAATACCTTTAGCCATTCATATGCTCCCCCTATAATTATGTAAGTATTTTATTCATTATATAACATTTTACAACAAATGTGAAGTTAAAATTAAAAAATAATAAATAAAAATCCCTTCATTAAAAGAAGGAATAAGATAAATCTATAAAGAAATGGTCGGAGCGAAAGGATTTGAACCTTCGACCCCCTGGTCCCAAACCAGGTGCGCTACCAGGCTGCGCCACGCTCCGATTAATAAAACTATTAAATTGTAAAAATGGTGCCGGGGGTGGGACTCGAACCCACACGGGCACAAAGGCCCATCGGATTTTAAG from Selenihalanaerobacter shriftii includes the following:
- a CDS encoding response regulator, with product MAKGILIVDDAQFMRTMLKQLVEDNGYDVLGEAENGQEAIELYKELSPDVVTMDITMPDMDGIEATKGILDFDPNAKIIMCSAMGQKPMVIDALEAGAKDFIVKPIQPDKVKETLDSILG